One Frankia alni ACN14a DNA window includes the following coding sequences:
- the thiH gene encoding 2-iminoacetate synthase ThiH, which produces MSAPPGEFARELAALDLAGLSARSRRATPAEVDEVLRRVAPGPGGPGGRGESAPGRVGLDELAVLLSPAATDRLEQLAIAARATTLRRFGRAVRLFAPLYVSNACLSSCTYCGFAKGLPVARRTLSVDEVAAEGRLLAERGFRHVLLVAGEHRVEVSADYLVAVVERLRPAFPSLSIETQTWSDDTYARLVRAGLEGVVHYQETYDRARYAEVHVAGWKRDYDRRLSSFERAASAGARRLGIGALLGLAPDWRADVLALAAHASFLSRRYWRTEVSVALPRIKPSASEFPPVVVVSDAEFVQAYAALRLFEPDLALTLSTREPAAMRDGLVRIAVTTMSAGSSTEPGGYGSPGTAQEQFSISDERPPAAVAAMLVAAGYEPVWKDAFPLVDPPLVDPR; this is translated from the coding sequence GTGAGCGCGCCGCCGGGGGAGTTCGCCCGCGAGCTTGCCGCGCTGGACCTGGCCGGCCTGTCCGCCCGGTCGCGACGCGCGACGCCGGCGGAGGTCGACGAGGTGTTGCGCCGGGTCGCCCCCGGTCCGGGTGGTCCGGGTGGCCGGGGCGAGTCGGCGCCGGGGCGGGTCGGTCTCGACGAGCTGGCCGTCCTGCTCTCGCCGGCCGCGACGGACCGGCTGGAACAGCTCGCGATCGCCGCGCGGGCGACGACGCTGCGCCGCTTCGGGCGGGCCGTGCGACTGTTCGCCCCGCTGTATGTCTCGAATGCCTGCCTGTCGTCCTGCACCTACTGCGGTTTCGCCAAGGGCCTGCCGGTCGCGCGGCGCACGCTCAGCGTCGACGAGGTGGCGGCCGAGGGCCGGCTGCTGGCCGAGCGGGGTTTCCGGCACGTGCTGCTGGTCGCCGGGGAACATCGCGTCGAGGTGTCCGCCGACTACCTCGTCGCGGTGGTCGAGCGGCTGCGGCCGGCGTTCCCGTCGCTGTCGATCGAGACGCAGACCTGGTCGGACGACACCTACGCTCGGCTGGTGCGGGCCGGCCTGGAGGGCGTCGTCCACTACCAGGAGACCTACGACCGGGCCCGGTACGCCGAGGTGCACGTCGCGGGCTGGAAGCGGGACTACGACCGCCGGCTGTCGTCGTTCGAGCGGGCCGCGAGCGCCGGGGCGCGCCGGCTCGGCATCGGCGCGCTGCTCGGCCTCGCCCCGGACTGGCGGGCCGACGTGCTCGCCCTGGCCGCCCATGCCTCGTTCCTGTCGCGGCGGTACTGGCGGACCGAGGTGTCGGTCGCGCTGCCGCGGATCAAGCCCAGTGCCAGCGAGTTTCCACCGGTCGTCGTCGTTTCCGACGCCGAGTTCGTGCAGGCGTACGCCGCCCTGCGGCTGTTCGAGCCCGACCTCGCGCTGACGCTGTCCACCCGGGAGCCGGCGGCGATGCGCGACGGTCTGGTCCGCATCGCCGTGACGACGATGAGCGCGGGTTCCTCCACCGAACCCGGCGGCTACGGCTCGCCGGGCACCGCCCAGGAGCAGTTCTCGATCTCGGATGAGCGCCCGCCGGCCGCGGTCGCCGCGATGCTCGTCGCGGCCGGCTACGAGCCGGTGTGGAAGGACGCCTTCCCCCTCGTCGACCCGCCTCTCGTCGACCCGCGCTGA
- a CDS encoding Stk1 family PASTA domain-containing Ser/Thr kinase produces the protein MDATVADPVIGRLLDGRYTAQERLAVGGMATVYVAHDNRLDRLVALKVMHPNLNHDPEFVGRFHREAKAVARLNTPRVVSVLDQGSDHTSAGLINYLVMELVRGRSLRQHLGARGRLSVAEAVEIIEPVMEALAAAHDAGIIHRDIKPENILLGDDGQVKVADFGLARPLGQPTQALTDGVVMGTVGYLAPEQVTLGTADTRSDVYAAGVVLFESLTGHLPHSGATPMSMAYQSVHGDVPAPSTIVEGVPAELDGLVLRATARDPARRPADGAALLDELHRIGPYLPAPDSYQTGFTGEVERIGLMAPPPEDPGPDHTRPFQPTDYDNDYNTGYGADHDTGYDGPHGAAGFTGAEAGRPRAGIAEHDSAAGAPYAGGVASQPGTGALYRSAAAPTPTSTSYLGAGHGRRRAAGPGSGAGPRRYLPLAVGGAAILVLLIGFLAVRMLSSDKVEVPLLTSVSKSDAETMLRDAGLKATYLDPIASPKVAAGHVAQQDPRDGTKVDKGAVITLRLSSGPATVPVPDLANLTRDQAAARLNEVNLAVGGQINQASDTVPAGHVIGTNPAVNTVLKPRDGVTLIMSSGPDTRQMPADVIGKPYDAAKAEIDALGVAGVTVQRDLAVTEDTPAGNVVGAAPGVGQPIAPNTVVTLTVATAPDDGTDTSGTSDGGDGSGVQVVVPKVVGKTYREAEGILAQRGLKIDRFAPFGKPNDRVTAQSAQPNSKIEKGSTVHVNTVWQLGN, from the coding sequence GTGGATGCCACCGTGGCCGACCCCGTCATAGGTCGGCTTCTCGACGGCCGCTACACGGCGCAGGAACGACTCGCCGTCGGCGGCATGGCGACGGTGTACGTCGCGCACGACAACCGGCTGGACCGGCTCGTCGCACTCAAGGTCATGCATCCCAACCTCAACCACGATCCGGAGTTCGTCGGCCGTTTCCACCGCGAGGCCAAGGCGGTGGCGCGCCTGAACACCCCCCGGGTCGTCTCGGTGCTCGACCAGGGCTCCGACCACACCTCGGCGGGCCTGATCAACTACCTGGTCATGGAGCTGGTGCGCGGCCGGTCGTTGCGCCAGCACCTGGGCGCCCGGGGGCGGCTGTCGGTCGCCGAGGCCGTCGAGATCATCGAGCCCGTGATGGAGGCGCTCGCCGCCGCGCACGACGCGGGCATCATCCATCGCGACATCAAGCCCGAGAACATCCTGCTCGGCGACGACGGTCAGGTGAAGGTCGCCGACTTCGGTCTGGCCCGCCCGCTCGGCCAGCCCACCCAGGCCCTCACCGACGGGGTGGTGATGGGCACCGTCGGGTACCTCGCGCCCGAGCAGGTCACCCTCGGCACCGCCGACACCCGCAGCGACGTCTACGCCGCCGGGGTCGTGCTGTTCGAGTCGCTGACCGGCCACCTTCCGCACAGCGGCGCGACCCCGATGTCGATGGCCTACCAGTCCGTGCACGGCGACGTGCCCGCGCCGTCCACCATCGTCGAGGGCGTTCCCGCGGAGCTCGACGGACTCGTGCTGCGGGCGACGGCGCGCGACCCCGCCCGCCGGCCCGCCGACGGCGCGGCGCTGCTCGACGAGCTGCACCGCATCGGGCCGTACCTGCCGGCGCCGGACTCCTACCAGACCGGCTTCACCGGCGAGGTCGAGCGGATCGGCCTGATGGCGCCGCCCCCCGAGGACCCGGGCCCCGACCACACCCGCCCCTTCCAGCCCACCGACTACGACAACGACTACAACACCGGCTACGGCGCCGACCATGACACCGGCTACGACGGTCCGCACGGCGCCGCCGGGTTCACCGGCGCGGAGGCGGGACGGCCGCGGGCGGGCATCGCGGAGCACGACTCGGCCGCCGGGGCGCCCTACGCGGGCGGCGTGGCGAGCCAGCCCGGCACCGGGGCGCTCTACCGCTCCGCCGCCGCGCCGACCCCGACCTCCACCAGCTACCTCGGCGCCGGGCACGGGCGGCGCCGCGCCGCGGGCCCCGGCTCGGGCGCCGGCCCGCGCCGGTACCTGCCGCTCGCCGTGGGCGGCGCGGCGATCCTGGTACTGCTGATCGGCTTCCTCGCCGTGCGCATGCTGTCCAGCGACAAGGTCGAGGTCCCGCTGCTGACCAGCGTCAGCAAGTCGGACGCCGAGACGATGCTGCGGGACGCCGGGCTCAAGGCGACCTACCTCGATCCGATCGCCAGCCCCAAGGTGGCCGCCGGTCACGTCGCCCAGCAGGACCCCAGGGACGGGACGAAGGTCGACAAGGGCGCGGTGATCACGCTGCGGCTGAGTTCCGGGCCCGCGACCGTCCCCGTGCCGGATCTCGCGAACCTCACGCGGGACCAGGCCGCGGCCCGGCTCAACGAGGTCAACCTCGCCGTGGGCGGGCAGATCAACCAGGCCAGCGACACCGTCCCGGCCGGCCACGTGATCGGCACGAACCCGGCCGTCAACACGGTGCTCAAGCCCCGCGACGGCGTCACGCTGATCATGTCGAGCGGACCGGACACCCGGCAGATGCCGGCCGACGTCATCGGCAAGCCCTACGACGCGGCCAAGGCGGAGATCGACGCTCTCGGCGTCGCGGGCGTCACGGTTCAGCGCGATCTCGCCGTGACCGAGGACACGCCTGCCGGCAACGTCGTCGGCGCCGCCCCCGGGGTCGGCCAGCCGATCGCGCCGAACACCGTCGTGACGCTGACGGTCGCCACCGCGCCGGACGACGGAACCGACACCTCCGGCACCTCCGACGGCGGTGACGGCAGCGGCGTGCAGGTCGTCGTCCCCAAGGTGGTCGGCAAGACCTACCGCGAGGCCGAGGGCATCCTCGCCCAACGCGGGCTGAAGATCGACCGGTTCGCCCCGTTCGGCAAG
- a CDS encoding thiazole synthase, whose protein sequence is MSQALPGPAVPASEWSRPPGLASSGLASSGAVEPVEGDELVIAGRPYRSRLLVGTGKFAAHEVMRDSLLASGAEIVTVALRRVDLDRAGEGDVLDFVPPGMTLLPNTSGAVDAAEALRLARLGRAATGTGLVKLEVTPDPRTLAPDPIETLRAAELMVADGFTVLPYCSADPVLARRLEEAGCATVMPLGSWIGSNRGLRTRDAIEAIVAAAGVPVIVDAGLGVPSDAAEAMEIGAAAVLVNTAIAVAADPVRMARAFALATVAGRLGHLAGQAGPGTATAASASSPLTGFLGALGAPAKGNGNGRGTG, encoded by the coding sequence GTGTCGCAGGCTCTGCCAGGTCCCGCTGTTCCCGCGTCGGAGTGGTCCCGCCCGCCCGGCCTCGCGTCGTCCGGCCTCGCGTCGTCCGGCGCCGTCGAGCCGGTCGAGGGCGACGAGCTCGTGATCGCCGGGCGTCCCTACCGCAGCCGACTGCTGGTCGGGACGGGCAAGTTCGCGGCGCACGAGGTGATGCGCGACAGCCTGCTTGCCTCCGGCGCCGAGATCGTGACAGTCGCGCTGCGCCGGGTCGACCTCGACCGCGCCGGCGAGGGCGACGTGCTCGACTTCGTCCCGCCGGGGATGACGCTGCTGCCCAACACCTCCGGTGCCGTGGATGCGGCGGAGGCCCTGCGGCTGGCCCGCCTGGGCCGCGCCGCCACCGGCACCGGCCTGGTCAAGCTGGAGGTCACTCCGGACCCGCGGACGTTGGCCCCGGATCCGATCGAGACGCTGCGCGCTGCCGAGCTCATGGTCGCCGACGGCTTCACCGTGCTGCCGTACTGCTCGGCGGACCCGGTCCTGGCCCGCCGCCTGGAGGAGGCCGGCTGTGCCACGGTCATGCCGCTCGGCAGCTGGATCGGCTCGAACCGCGGGCTGCGCACCCGGGACGCGATCGAGGCGATCGTGGCGGCCGCGGGCGTGCCGGTGATCGTCGACGCAGGCCTCGGGGTGCCCTCCGACGCGGCGGAGGCCATGGAGATCGGCGCGGCCGCCGTGCTGGTCAACACGGCCATCGCGGTGGCGGCCGACCCGGTGCGGATGGCCCGGGCCTTCGCGTTGGCGACCGTCGCCGGGCGGCTGGGCCACCTGGCCGGGCAGGCCGGGCCCGGGACGGCCACCGCGGCGTCCGCGTCCTCGCCGCTCACCGGCTTCCTCGGCGCCCTCGGCGCCCCCGCGAAGGGTAACGGCAACGGCAGGGGAACCGGGTGA